From Medicago truncatula cultivar Jemalong A17 chromosome 7, MtrunA17r5.0-ANR, whole genome shotgun sequence, a single genomic window includes:
- the LOC11425100 gene encoding phenolic glucoside malonyltransferase 1 → MASNNNNNVKIHEHTKVFPPSSTQKTTTPLTYFDIFWLRFHPVERVFFYALPNSHSHPSFFFKKLVPILKSSLSLTLKDFLPLAGNIVWPLESQEPIIQYTPNDGVSLIIAESDVDFNHVIENSPHDASLSRCFVPHLESTNSFASIISVQITLFPESGFSIGISTHHAALDGKSSTMFIKAWAYLCNKTIETEELPTLLPELKPLLDREIIKDNGLGDKFTKNWTEIITMMFPNEKGNERSLKILPFEPKLEDYVRSTFKLTREDLNKIKQMVLSKWELLDTNELTSKPPTLSSFVLTCAYSLVCLAKAIHGVEKEKEKFGFAFTVDCRARLEPPLPNNYFGNCVWGHLVDTKPLDYINEDGVFLVAKCIHEKIKMINEKGVLDGVSDMFDKFASLASEKLEMMGVAGSNRFGVYEIDFGWGRPTKVEIVSADRGLTIALAESKDGKGGIEVGLVLNNHVMNLFRTLFVEGLCIN, encoded by the coding sequence ATGgcttccaacaacaacaacaacgttaAAATCCATGAACACACCAAAGTTTTTCCTCCATCATCAACTCAAAAAACAACAACCCCTCTTACTTACTTTGACATATTTTGGCTAAGGTTCCATCCAGTAGAACGTGTTTTCTTCTACGCCCTCCCAAATTCACATTCACacccttctttcttcttcaagaAGCTTGTTCCAATTCTCAAATCTTCACTCTCTTTAACCCTCAAGGACTTTCTCCCTTTAGCTGGTAACATCGTTTGGCCTTTAGAATCTCAAGAACCAATAATCCAATATACTCCAAATGATGGAGTTTCCTTGATCATTGCAGAGTCCGATGTAGATTTCAATCATGTCATTGAAAATTCACCCCACGATGCTTCTTTGTCTCGTTGTTTTGTACCACATTTAGAATCGACAAATTCTTTTGCTTCTATTATCTCAGTTCAGATAACCCTTTTTCCAGAAAGTGGTTTTTCCATTGGAATAAGCACTCATCATGCTGCTCTTGATGGAAAATCCTCAACCATGTTCATCAAAGCTTGGGCATATCTATGCAACAAAACTATTGAAACAGAAGAACTGCCAACTTTGTTGCCAGAGTTAAAACCTCTATTAGACAGGGAAATCATCAAAGACAATGGACTTGGTGATAAGTTCACAAAAAACTGGACGGAGATAATAACCATGATGTTCccaaatgaaaaaggaaatgaaagaaGCTTGAAGATTTTACCTTTTGAACCAAAACTCGAAGACTATGTTCGTTCTACATTCAAGCTCACACGTGAAGATTTGAATAAGATAAAGCAAATGGTATTATCAAAATGGGAATTATTGGACACGAATGAATTAACTTCTAAGCCACCAACTTTATCATCTTTTGTTCTCACTTGTGCTTACTCGCTTGTTTGTTTGGCAAAAGCAATTCATGGAGTTGAAAAGGAGAAAGAGAAGTTTGGGTTTGCATTCACCGTAGATTGCAGAGCAAGGTTAGAGCCACCACTACCAAATAACTATTTTGGAAACTGCGTATGGGGACATTTAGTTGATACAAAACCATTGGATTACATAAACGAAGATGGGGTGTTTTTAGTTGCTAAGTGTATTcatgaaaaaataaagatgataAATGAAAAGGGTGTTCTTGATGGAGTTAGTGATATGTTTGATAAATTCGCTTCTTTAGCAAGTGAAAAACTTGAAATGATGGGAGTTGCCGGGTCTAATAGATTTGGTGTTTATGAGATTGATTTTGGTTGGGGAAGACCAACAAAGGTGGAGATAGTTTCTGCGGATAGAGGTTTAACCATTGCTTTGGCGGAGAGCAAAGATGGTAAAGGTGGAATTGAAGTTGGGCTTGTTCTTAATAACCATGTAATGAATCTCTTTAGAACTTTGTTTGTTGAAGGACTTTGCATTAATTGA